Genomic segment of Candidatus Omnitrophota bacterium:
GGCTCACAGGGACATCCCAAATATCTTTGGCATATTCCCTGATCGCTCTATCGGATGAGAACTTTCCGCTCCTGGCAACGTTTGTAATGGATTTCTTCGTCCAATCCGTGCCATCCAGGTAAGCCTTCGATACCGTATCCTGCATATGACAATAAGCTTCAAAATCCGCGCAGATTAAGAAGTAATCCGTATACATCAGATTCTGCACGATCGGATCGAATAGCCCGAATTCAGATTGCGACAGGAAGTTCGACTGTATGAGCTGTAGTATATCCTGCAGCATCTGGGATCGTGCGATATATTCCTGCGGATTATAACCGCGGGATCTTATATCCTGGATCTCTGCAGTCTTAAGGCCGAAGAGGAATATGTTATCCTCACCCACCTCTTCAGCTATCTCAATATTAGCTCCATCATGTGTTCCTATGGTAAGGGCGCCGTTTACCATGAATTTCATGCAGCCGGTGCCAGATGCCTCTGTGCCCGCGGTCGATATCTGCTCGGAAAGATCGCTTGCGGGAAATATCTTTTCCGCGAGAGAGACTCTGTAGTTTTCCAGAAAGACCACTTTCATCATATCTCCTACCGCCTTGTCTTTATTTACAACGGCGGCAAGCGAATTTATGAATTTTATTATCAGCTTCGCCATGAAATATCCCGGCGCGGCCTTGCCGCTGAATATAAATGTCCTGGGGAGCGTAACCGATTTCGGATTATTTTTGATCTTAAGGTATTGCGAGATTATGTATAAACTGAGCAGTAATTGCCTCTTATATTCGTGCAATCTCTTTATCTGTACGTCCAGCAGAGAATCTGTATTTATAGCTATGCCCATCGTCTTATAAATATACTCGGCAAGGCTCTTTTTATTATCAAGCTTTACCTGGTGCCATTTCTGCCTGAATAAAGCATCGTCTTTGTAAGGCAGGATACGTTTCAGCTGATATAGATCGCTTACCCAGCCATCGCCGATGGCGTCCGTTATCAGCTCCGAAAGCTTCGGGTTAGCCTTCTGCAGCCATCTTCGCTGCGTTATACCGTTGGTCTTATTATTAAATTTTTCAGGAAAGAATTCGTAGAAATCCTTAAAGAGCTTCGTCTTCAGCAGCTCCGTATGCAGTTCCGACACTCCGTTCACGGAATGGCTTCCTATGACGCAGAGATTACCCATCCTCACCTTCCTGGTATCCCCCTCTTCAATTATCGACATGCGCCGCAAGCGGTCGTTATCGCCCGGGAATTTTATCGCTACATCCTGCAGGAAACGGGCATTTATCTCGTATATTATCTGCAGGTGGCGCGGCAAAAGCGTCTCAAGCAAGCTTACCGGCCAACATTCGAGAGCCTCCGGCATTATAGTATGGTTAGTATAGGCGAACGTTCTTACCGTTATATCCCAGGCTTTATCCCAGTCTATGGATTCTTCATCGATAAGTTTTCTCATCAGTTCCGGTATCGCGATGGCGGGATGAGTATCATTCAATTGAATCGCCGCTTTCTCCGGGAACTTCAAAAGGTCGGAATTCTCCATCTTGAACCTGCGCAGGATATCGGCAAGGGACGCCGCCGTGAAAAGGTATTCCTGTTTTAACCTGAGCTCCCTGCCCTGGCTCACGTTATCATTAGGATATAGCACCTTAG
This window contains:
- a CDS encoding glycogen/starch/alpha-glucan phosphorylase; amino-acid sequence: MRKSKTNAKIIEENKLYKDMTSDGVKLSFVANREYTLAKDKYTATMHDDYLALSLAVRDRIVERWILTQQRYHDQNVKRVYYFSLEFLIGRLLGTNTLNLGLFDQTERAMNDMGLDLEELRECESDAGLGNGGLGRLAACFLDSMATLAIPSHGYGIRYEYGIFNQKILNGYQVEYPDEWLKLGNPWEFRRPEYTIKVRFNGHTHTSRDENGKARVNWVDTDDILAMPYDVPVVGYKNNIVNTLRLWSAIASEDFDLSYFNDGDYERAVYNKMLTENITKVLYPNDNVSQGRELRLKQEYLFTAASLADILRRFKMENSDLLKFPEKAAIQLNDTHPAIAIPELMRKLIDEESIDWDKAWDITVRTFAYTNHTIMPEALECWPVSLLETLLPRHLQIIYEINARFLQDVAIKFPGDNDRLRRMSIIEEGDTRKVRMGNLCVIGSHSVNGVSELHTELLKTKLFKDFYEFFPEKFNNKTNGITQRRWLQKANPKLSELITDAIGDGWVSDLYQLKRILPYKDDALFRQKWHQVKLDNKKSLAEYIYKTMGIAINTDSLLDVQIKRLHEYKRQLLLSLYIISQYLKIKNNPKSVTLPRTFIFSGKAAPGYFMAKLIIKFINSLAAVVNKDKAVGDMMKVVFLENYRVSLAEKIFPASDLSEQISTAGTEASGTGCMKFMVNGALTIGTHDGANIEIAEEVGEDNIFLFGLKTAEIQDIRSRGYNPQEYIARSQMLQDILQLIQSNFLSQSEFGLFDPIVQNLMYTDYFLICADFEAYCHMQDTVSKAYLDGTDWTKKSITNVARSGKFSSDRAIREYAKDIWDVPVSLKPTLA